The nucleotide sequence ACTTCAGAGTTTTGCAGTTCAATCAAAAAGACTAGGTGTagaaaaacaaagaatgagAGGAGCTAACCACTATTCAAATGTCTTTTGCCTAAACACACATCTCTGTGATCGACAAATTTCCACTGTACACCATTACATGGTCAACAATCTTCTAAGATCATGTATAAGCGTAAGTTAAGATATATCATGAGTTGGTGAAATCGAAAGCCTTCGTAAACTACTAAGGAATTCGACTTAGTAGAACGCTCAACCTTATAGAATTCACGACAATGAAACATGATTATGTAGTATTAATTATCGTGATGACGGTTTTTGAGTTGGATCTTTTCGTACACATTTCGTATGGCCTTTGGTTTCTCTGCAGAAATAATACCACACTTATTTCCTTGTTCACTGATATTCACGAAGAGAGATCGTGTGAGCGTCCGATCGCTGATTTTTCTTCTGAACTACATTTCTTTAACTTTTCAATACATATTAATGCTTAACTTTACAATTATACATTATTTGCCTCCCTCGTTTGTTTGGCTTTGGATAACTTCGGAAAACTCCAGTATTAGGCAATATCAGACTTTCGTTAACCGTCTGCTGTGCTtagtgaaaatattttcatcatcaGGTTACGATAACCCATTTCATGAAAACAAATCGAGAAAGTTTGTCATTAATAATAACACCCTAATGACCAAAGCGCAGTAAAATAACAATTGATTTGAAGAATTCAGTTCGCTTCGGATAGTTTTTTACAATGTCATTTATGGTAGAGTTCTAAAGTAAGcttataaacaaaaatatctGGTCGAAAATCATCAACAGCTGACTCCATTTCAGTAGTGATATTAATTTTAGAAGAGTCATTTTACTTCTTACTGCAGTCACATAACTACTTAATCATTAGTCTTTGATCATTCATGTATGTCAGATACGATAAAACACTAATTAGCCATGGTTGGCCtagaaatatttgaataattatttcatcCTAGAATATCTCTCCAAAGTTTCCTTACTTCCTTTGGCTATCAAGTTATCAAATCATGATTTACACTGTCTTCAAATTGAATAACTTGCATATGTATTTCACATCAATGCAGTAGCTTGTTTCATTTCGTTATTTCTTCTATCTCATGCAGTTGAAATCATTCAGTCGTACATATCCACAATCAACTGCCGGTCAACCTGTCGAACTGAGATTCGATGTCGATTCAGGTGTGTTTTATTATGCTTTTGTACCCACACAGAAGTATTGTACAAACGTGGACGCAGCATTGTTAGTTGCAGAGATTTTTGTTCCAATGTCGATTCATTATCCATATGGAGTGAGAACTCGTTTTGTACCAGAACaattatattataaaatgtATGAAAATAATACTAATTTAATGTTTGTCTATGCCCCATGTACGTTGATCAACACAAATATTGAACTTATGGAAATAACGATCATACCAAACCAAACACAAGATAAGCATTCAGACAACAATTATAGTCATTTACCGATTTATTCGAAATCTGTATCAACATTGTTAATTGTGAACTCCTTGATATTTTCACATCTTTCAACATATTTTGTCTAAACTAAAGAAATTTTACTTCATATAATGTATcaaatttactttcattttcACAAGTTACCTACTTGTAGGTCAGAAAATGTAAAAACATGTACATATTACatgcaaaataaaattacatgaattaaaaatgaATGCGCATAAAGATTACgtagaaaatattaaaaaaaatagcgTATAGCAAGAAGAAATTAGCGgaatacagtcagtcagtcagcaacaacgtagaacttcgtacgtacgtacatcagttcgagttgccacaccacattagcacagagatgcagttgtcgattcaaatcccatagtggtagaggtaataagagtataagcagtaatcgggaagattagggtttggagatgttatttaaagagtataatccagtgaaataaatctggaaagaggaaaaaagggacatgaagaattcagaagattagaatttgggagaacacaaagtgGGGACCTGCACCTGCGcgattgcaaacgattttgagccatgtcattcaaggtctctaaccatcggttgctatcatctcgcggttcccaactaggtagtctacacctaccaacatggctcagtccacttgtcagtgacttcatggacttgtgccatgttttggtttggccgcccctagctttcttccaacctactcctataccactgaacatagcacgtcgaggcagtcggtggttgggcatacgtaacacgtgtcccagacatctcaactgatgaagtttcactacttcatcaattgatttgctatccctacctagtacccgtttcctaacaaatgcgttacttactcgatggtcccatgatatacgagcagtgattcgaagacacctatgatcaaatactagtaacctacggatatcctctactcttaccggccatgtttcactgccataaagtaggacggaacgaactgctgcgcagtaaacacgtcctttggttgatagacggatatctcgcctacgccataaatgacgcaagttggcaaaagctagtcgagccttctgtatccgtgctgagatttcgtcacacaccagaccacaagggctgatgagacttccaagataagtgaagcggtcgacacactcaactacttcactccctatcactagttcgggtgtcgatgtaacccaatcctgaagcaacattttgcatttcgagggagagaatcgcatcccgagcatgcttgcattgttgcttagagtggtcagaagactctgcattttgtcagcgtcttcaccaaataaaactatgtcatctgcatattctaagccaacaagtgaacctcccggtagaagttcaaccctggaaatttagatgagaagagtgttatctctaaaagtacgtcgaccacaaagttgaacaagaatggggagagtggacagccctgacgaacaccacttgaggtaatcaattctgatgacagttcgccataagctctcactctaccagttgtgttcgagtagagagcctttataaggttaatgtacttctttggaaCTCcgttcagtgacaaacactgccatagaacctcacgatcaacagagtcgaatgccgccttaaggtcgagaaatactaccattgtggggcgtctgaatgtgtgtctgtgttctaggacctgacgtagtgtgaatatctggtctatacaaccacgtccaggtcgaaaaccatcCTGATTTTTCTAGTccgctcttcacgagctttagttagacgtcgaagtattattcaagctaatattttagacactatatttgtcaaactgattcctctatgattgtcacaagaggacttttgtcctttcttatagactggcacaatcagtgattgagaccagtcagataggATTACATCCAGTTCCcgaattctacctaagacctcggttaatctcattgctaatactggaccaccatccttaaaaatctcaggagtaaacctgtcagggcctgctgctctccctcgtttcagatttcctatggctttttcaacttcgtaaagagtcggaggacctacattaacttgccattcaggttgactggagatcgtgggaaaccgaagtgtggctgaaggccagttgaactaatccctaaagtgttctgcccatcgatccaatctcctggattgagaatgtataatatgaccatctttctctgagagtgtttcgctaacagtcggtttcctaataccggattccttaacaagtctgaacaattgtctgctattacctattgccgctgccttttccatctctcttgctttcgccacccaccactgttcgcgatcattgcgtaggcttcttgtcagcttgcgcttaagctgactccgctcttcattatcttcagagccaggtgggatgagtttccgagcatctatcagtgagatagatgctgctgagatccagtgttgctccctaaccttctggtttaccttactagcagatatcactgctgtttccacagcttttcggatatcattccatgctgcctcggggtgggcatcacatacatggctgcctttattgttttcctagttgttcctgaaatatactcttaacttgactatcattaagtaggcccctaagaggtttccttgcagagtctttcctacgtccagtaagacgcaagcaaatacgcgctcgcactagagcatgatctgaatctaagcatgtgctccagaatgagcgacagtcttcaaTCGagccctccatcggtggctgatagctaTGTGATCTATtcgggtccaacgttgggacgaattaggggtctccatgttaaaagatgtttttccttatgtttaatgttagtatttgcaaggaacaggcggttatctgagcatagctgcaacagacggtcgccattatctgttctttgagccacgatgccATAAGATCCACGTAGGTTTCTTTCCCCATctcttagtttacctacttgagcattaaagtcaccggccactgttactacatcagagcgcctagcttttaggAGTAGGtgcgaaagctttctgtaaaactcatcttttacatcatctgagctgcagtcagtgggagaataggcagagacgacgaagaggcaacgatgagtgtccctatctttccggattcttagtgttccgttcagtcggacagcgcacaaacgactgtctactgggatccactctaagagagctagttctgccctaggactcaatgctatacctacgccggcgaggccacgggaagcagaatcagggcttccagatacacgaagcgtaaatcgagtcggtactttattttggcatggtgaggtcaaatgaatgacgctacttggatcctgtatgcgcgtttcggagaagcagcacacatcgatggtgcgagattctaaagttttagctaaggaagcctgctatcctatttggcaaagtgttcgtacgttaaaagctcctatgtgtagtttagagcgtggtttcaggagaccaggaatggcgttccacgtactcgaatcgtttgccctagcggtgcgaggtgataaagagacgtggggagggttagtcggggagataagagaggtattagaaggtgtaggaaagatttgaatgtgaccaccttggtctcttgtgctgtcacgggtatgagggctgatttcacttcccggctgcccacaccaaggaagggtatttcttgaggaacctgaaaaggaaattggattagtgttggtcttgatgacctgggagcgtgaccgcagagcccaagggacaactgcttgaggccggtcgcgcacggcctttttgtggaaggtctttgacgtgttagctccgctcttcaaagggccttaccgccggagacggaaatccgtgaggtaaggtgaagtgtgacatttttagggtcgaccttttctaaccccacccctctttgtgggaaggcagcatcgctgtcatgctggatgtccgagggaaacaccttactgctgtcacaccctctacagtcagcagtacgacttcgccctcagaccttgagttgctgcttttagtcttaccgttcaccaatcgacctgcctggcatggtagaacctgcaggaacatatgttccagccaatatagcttggttgggtcatcacgataggcaagcccgaccaccgcgtcaaggtagcagcttcgatcgggttagcgaaatacgagaatgaataatcggtaataattgaatattgaCAAAAAGAAATTCATTAGTGTTAGGGATAGGGTCAGCGTTGGGTTTTTGTGTTTGGTTGTATTAAGCTCATTaaactattgtattattttaaataaaaataatatatttgtaatatcccaatgagtagaaaattagattttctgacgttccGTGACTttgtgtaagtcacttcttcagagaatcaTCGGGGTCTCGCTTTGGTTTGCTTTGCATCCCAAATCATGTAATGTCTCACGGTTTTATGGCTTACCAAAAATTCATAAACTAGATATTCCTCTAAGACCGATAGTAGACTTCACAAACACCCCAACATAtgcattatcgaaatatttAAGCAATATATTAAAACCACTACAGCTCAACctacataatataattaaagacacatatgactttaaatcaaaattatccggATTAATCATCGAGAAGAATGGAATCATGGTAAGCTTTGATGTCGTTTCTTTATACACAAGTGTTCCCATTGATAAATGCTTAGAATTCATTATTGGTTTACTTGAGAACGACAATACTCTTCCTGACAGATGCCCGCTGAGCATCAGTTTAATCATGAAATCCTTAAAACTTTGCTTAAATTCAACGCTATTTACTTTTAATGGTATGTTATTCAAACAAACTAACGGTGTGGCAATGGGATCCCCAGTGTCCCCGATTGTGACCAACCTTTTATGGCatacatagaatcaaatatcttcGCCCGCAACATTATACCACAAATTTGGCTTAGATATGTAGACGATACATTTGTTGTTATATaaaagactcatctaagatcttttCTAAACGAATAAATACACTTTCATCACACATTAAATTCaccaatgaaaatgaaaatgcacATGGTGAGCTACCATTCTTGGATTGCTTAGTAAAACGAAATCCAAATGAAAGTCTAAACCTATCCATTTACCGAAAACCGACGCACTCAAATCGTTATATTGACTTCCTTTCAGTGCTAAGATCTCGCTAGCCTTAAATCttttagaagagctaacaagatcatcacatcagaggaagacaaacgaaaagaacaaatgaatataatcagCATCTcccaatttaataattttcctatgaagattattagaagcatattaaaacaaaacagtttattacgttataataatgattcgaatgaaatgccatggattggtactgcagttctaccataccgtcatggcacaacagaagaaatccaaagaatcttaaaacatcacagaattaaagtatattacaaaacaacgaacacactacgtaatactttagttcgcctgAAAGAAAAATTCCTTTCATGtccacacagaactgcgtctacaaatgaggttgtatcgattgtgatgcctattatattgagagtcatcccgcgaaatcttgactagagccaaagaacatattaggtacacaaagaaacctcctaacaatcctgtagaactgaaccaacttcaaattaaatcggcaatagcagttcatgccattttcaacaaccaccaaatcgactttaaaaatatcaaaatattgcaaaaagcttttccaactacaaagaaaggagggtagctgaggcgttccatataatgcttaatcctacttctctcaatagaaaagaaggccttaccatacatcctacttggaccatctatcctaaccattcagtctgatcgtatttacaatttcacactatcatattacaaatttaaactctatcctttcttaccataaaggtcacacaagttttcattcttaaacaatgcacacatacatacatacacaaatttacatacatatcacttatgaatcaccttgacagaaatgacaagacatcaacttgttcagacctgtttttgattgatcagatattattcttgcattgttccattgtactatttaaacttggattaattttaatttggtaatttatttactctgaagaagttacttacaccaagtcacgaaacgccagaaaatctaattttctactcatttggatattacaaatacattatttttatttaaaacaatcaacccaatcctcaatttattcgaaatcatcaaatcaaaccttggtaatgatacttaTATTGTATTATATGTCTGATCATTGTAATTTAGATACTCAATCCACTATGTAAATTTCTGTGTGAGTTTGGTTGTTACAACTACATCTCGGTCCTAAACCCAAATTTTCATGAGGCTTCATCGTAGCTGACGTCCTTGTTCCCATAATCGGTATTGGTTCTCTGCAATCGCATAAAATACTCGTAGACGTTATAGACTGGAAACTTGTCGTTGCCGATCATAGCAGTGAACTTAGAGGAATTACATCTAATGAGATGTCCATACATTTATGAATCAAACGTCAAATACATCAATTTAGTTAATCAGTTCCTGGACGTATTACGACCGGGTTTCAAAAGTGACAAACCGACACACCGTCGTACATCACATAAAGACAGAGAGACCATCAGTGTTCGTGAGTCCAAGACACTTTGACCCCTCTCGTCTGGTTCTGCAAAGAACGAATTCAACAAAAAGATAGAGTTGGGTATCATACGCCCTCCGATAGTTCGTGGGCATCACCGCTTCATATGGTACTCAAGAAAAACTCTTCTGATGCAGCGGATGCACTATcgagattaaatatcaataccTTCACAATACCCGATATAAACTATCAAGATATAGCAAAACATCAAAAGCTCGACTCTGTTAGTATCGACAGAGTAAAAACAGCGTTTTTAGAATACACTGAAAAACAGATAAAGATAAAACCGTCTTAATCCGCAGCAGAACAAGCACCATACAAACTACCTGCAACAAAAGATACTTCACATCAAAGTTTAGCGGCAACAGAAACTACAAcgagatcaggaagaagagtacaCTGGCAAGATAAGTATGTAGTAACCACCatatttatctagaccaaaCCCTGAGATGGTTCTTATAACACTGTTATATCTgatcgtcgctgattgttgtgtcggaaacgcttatcacttatactcggaacgaaggacctctgcaattccaacgacgcgaaagtaagaacacaaagacaggtataagtgaagatttgttagccccaaaacactatgacgacgacCCTAGTCTAAAATACGCTCATTTATATactgattgtacacccattttgattaacaaTTAGGAtcaaatcacatatatgaaaaatacttagagttataacaaatcacatactaagcatagttcatgtcaactgtgtacaagaatatcgtatattatacaggataataataataataatttatattctgaaaataataattacagaattcacgccaatttacaggcatgatcaatttgatatcaatagtaacattagatgtacagaacaaacatgtgataggagaatgttttaagtatactagttcagtagttgttcaggtagtacatatattacagcgatccaatgcatcagccggggatttttaatatttattaaatggacagcctgttgatttattaaCGGAGTGattaaggtcaattcgtgtgccagatcgaaataatgataattatctacaactagagaaattaaaacgaaaacagagagcacggaacattAAAGCGGTatttaccaaaatatatcaatcaggtctacctaaatgcgtgtgtcatgcgacatagtgatatactgttgatgttattcaaattagttaaagttgcTAGGGGCGGTGTTAACATATTGACAGCAAGTGGGTAGTTTTACTGAgggaattcactaataaagatggctaaacatttaaggttcctaaaatatcacttgtggaatgagatacacttaaaggagctagaccattcaatgcattttcagaggagcagtatgcatcgatgcagcgaacaaataatgggagtgattttatcgtgcggatagattgtggtaggttattccagagtctagaaaatttacaggtgaaatgattcatataaagagatgatttagaatgagtttgtttcactagtgacaaggaattacggatgtcataatgagaagtttctgcatattgaatcacgtgattggatgtaaacgatagtttatgaagtagtttgaagaaaaaggtaagatttagtttgagtcttctcctccataaagggtctagcccaagtttattacatctagaattataagttaaggtacaatcagctccgAGAATACGAAGtttaaatcgtctctgtactgattccagccttaatttatcctttatgcgcgcactgctaagaataaacgtgcaatattccagaagaggtcgagcacaaactttgtacattagaatacgtgactcagtgttgtaaagatttcgagttatgtaacctattagacgttgagacttagagatctgttttaatatatgttctgtaaacgacaaatcttgggaatatctaagtcctaagtctactaccgtatgtaacctagataacactgCTCCATTTGTGGTAatgtctaggttgagtgatgtatcgccgaagcatatccatccacatttagccgtattaagctccagttgccattttaagtacca is from Schistosoma haematobium chromosome 6, whole genome shotgun sequence and encodes:
- a CDS encoding hypothetical protein (EggNog:ENOG410VG0P~COG:G) — translated: LLLNYAFYNVRSIVKYTGGGRFLTEFGLCLPDGNPDSINTVECNAVMNAADRNFESWTYWDEYELFPDLNISNIFLKSFSRTYPQSTAGQPVELRFDVDSGVFYYAFVPTQKYCTNVDAALLVAEIFVPMSIHYPYGVRTRFVPEQLYYKMYENNTNLMFVYAPCTLINTNIELMEITIIPNQTQDKHSDNNYSHLPIYSKSVSTLLIVNSLIFSHLSTYFV